The following are encoded together in the Serratia sp. UGAL515B_01 genome:
- the mdtN gene encoding multidrug transporter subunit MdtN — MNKLLGNVNKRKLALIVAALVILTAAISGWFSVRQTTLNPLSEDAVIGSSVVHITSSVPGRIISLNVQENSKVQKGDLLFTIDPDLYRLRVEQARAEVKIAEAALDTQNRTVLAEQSNAAVTNEQIVRAQANLKLATQTLSRLQPLLAKGYVTAQQVDDAVTARHDAEISLKQALKQSSAAEALISSTAAAEALLAARRAALAIAERELANTQIRAPHNGRVVGLNVSAGEFVISDQAIFTLINTEEWHASAFFRETELDNIKVGNCATVYVMASPKRAIQGRVAGVGWGVTTEDLLNIPRGLPYVPKSLNWVRVVQRFPVRISLDNPPEDLMRMGATAVVVVRNDHDC, encoded by the coding sequence ATGAATAAATTACTCGGCAATGTGAACAAACGGAAACTGGCATTGATTGTTGCGGCGCTGGTGATCCTCACCGCGGCAATATCAGGGTGGTTTTCAGTGCGGCAGACAACGCTGAATCCGTTATCTGAAGATGCAGTGATTGGTTCCAGCGTGGTGCATATCACCAGCTCGGTCCCAGGGCGAATTATTTCACTCAACGTGCAGGAAAACAGCAAAGTTCAAAAGGGGGATTTGTTGTTTACCATTGACCCCGATCTGTATCGTCTGCGCGTGGAACAGGCACGGGCTGAGGTAAAAATCGCAGAGGCGGCTCTGGATACACAAAATAGGACAGTACTTGCAGAACAATCTAACGCAGCGGTGACCAATGAACAGATTGTGCGGGCACAGGCCAATCTCAAGTTAGCCACTCAGACATTGTCAAGGTTGCAGCCTTTGTTAGCAAAAGGGTATGTGACGGCACAACAGGTTGATGATGCTGTAACGGCCAGACATGATGCAGAAATCAGCTTAAAACAGGCATTGAAGCAATCTTCCGCCGCAGAGGCGTTGATCAGCAGTACTGCGGCAGCGGAAGCGTTGTTAGCCGCACGTCGTGCGGCTTTGGCGATTGCGGAGCGTGAGCTGGCAAATACCCAAATCCGTGCTCCGCATAATGGCAGGGTTGTTGGCCTTAACGTCTCTGCAGGGGAGTTTGTTATATCCGATCAGGCGATTTTTACGCTGATTAATACCGAAGAGTGGCACGCCTCAGCATTTTTCCGTGAAACAGAGTTGGACAATATAAAAGTCGGCAATTGTGCCACCGTTTACGTAATGGCTTCACCTAAACGCGCAATTCAGGGAAGGGTCGCCGGAGTGGGCTGGGGCGTGACGACGGAGGATTTGTTGAATATTCCGCGTGGCCTGCCTTATGTACCTAAATCGCTGAACTGGGTACGTGTCGTCCAACGCTTTCCTGTACGCATCAGTCTGGATAATCCACCGGAGGACCTGATGCGGATGGGAGCGACAGCCGTAGTTGTCGTACGAAATGACCACGATTGTTGA
- a CDS encoding FUSC family protein, translating to MTTIVDRTLGGMFRQAKSDLAFFPGRFAMAWRVATLCALMTLVAMVYGIPESAISCYLILFVMKPDAAESMVMAIAVTFLVTLVVGLVFLLIHFTLDAAPLRIATLVISSFLFLYLGSASKLGPVGSIVALVIAFVMTLLSDVPLGEVATRGLLYAWLLAVSPMLLIIGFNLFLGRAPQRLLRVTLSERLLVAAEALRQLNTSSLDKIADLLQEGQSEHQKRARFVRIFHLRPAAEAAWLESAVQSSYRLLLAISVLPPGTSESVRLELAAYCTEAAQLIAAGHFAGPPQLAFAYENDVTEEIKSALIILACPEPEQDLAHPKSSFFFADAFTNPVHQRFALKTTIAALICYLIYTALDWQGIHTALITCYVAAQGTTGETVHKLVLRIAGCLFGALIGVLAIIFIIPSINDIGELMALVFCGVLLAAWISCGNQRIAYAGVQVGLAFLLTVLQGFGPSTDMNVAFDRVVGILLGNLVVYLIFTRLWPVAIVQSVRSRIGHALRGLANLAALSFLSRSAALKEAIAIKEEITFARQELALVPFEPKKLRPRADEFVCLETILQEMERLCPVLFLPIDKSVSDVDRLRTLSEKGSRIMLSGEQIQSRESPLRLPQQDDLTIQQRINRLEALLGT from the coding sequence ATGACCACGATTGTTGATAGAACGCTTGGCGGTATGTTCCGCCAGGCCAAATCTGATTTGGCTTTTTTCCCAGGCAGATTTGCCATGGCTTGGCGTGTTGCCACACTTTGTGCGCTTATGACACTGGTTGCTATGGTTTATGGAATCCCTGAATCTGCGATTAGTTGCTATCTGATTCTTTTCGTCATGAAACCTGATGCTGCGGAAAGTATGGTAATGGCGATTGCGGTAACGTTCTTGGTGACGTTGGTTGTTGGGCTGGTATTTCTTCTTATCCATTTCACTCTGGATGCCGCCCCGCTACGAATAGCCACTTTGGTAATCAGCTCATTTCTATTTCTTTATTTAGGCTCAGCGAGCAAGCTTGGCCCGGTTGGGAGTATTGTTGCACTGGTCATTGCTTTTGTAATGACGTTACTGAGTGATGTCCCGCTGGGGGAAGTGGCCACCCGAGGGTTGCTATATGCGTGGTTACTGGCCGTTTCTCCGATGTTACTGATTATCGGGTTTAATCTTTTCCTCGGTCGTGCGCCGCAGCGGTTACTGAGAGTGACTCTTTCCGAAAGGTTACTCGTGGCCGCTGAGGCATTACGGCAACTCAATACCAGCAGCTTAGACAAGATTGCGGACTTGCTGCAGGAAGGGCAAAGTGAACATCAGAAACGGGCGCGTTTTGTGCGTATTTTTCATTTGCGCCCGGCGGCAGAGGCTGCATGGCTTGAAAGTGCTGTACAGAGTAGCTACCGGCTGTTGTTAGCGATCTCGGTTTTGCCTCCTGGCACGTCAGAGAGCGTGAGATTAGAACTTGCTGCCTATTGTACGGAAGCTGCACAGTTGATTGCAGCAGGGCACTTTGCTGGTCCCCCTCAATTAGCCTTCGCGTATGAAAATGATGTTACTGAAGAAATCAAAAGCGCGTTGATTATTTTGGCTTGCCCAGAGCCTGAGCAGGATCTTGCGCACCCTAAAAGCTCTTTCTTTTTTGCCGATGCTTTTACCAACCCCGTTCACCAACGTTTTGCGTTAAAAACGACTATAGCTGCCTTAATCTGCTATCTGATCTATACCGCACTAGATTGGCAAGGTATCCATACTGCATTGATCACCTGTTATGTTGCAGCACAGGGAACGACCGGTGAGACAGTACATAAACTGGTGTTACGGATCGCAGGGTGCTTGTTTGGAGCGCTGATAGGCGTGCTGGCGATCATTTTTATTATTCCGTCTATCAATGATATTGGTGAACTGATGGCTCTGGTTTTTTGTGGTGTGTTGCTGGCTGCATGGATATCGTGTGGCAATCAGCGCATTGCTTATGCTGGCGTACAGGTGGGATTGGCCTTTCTACTCACTGTATTACAAGGCTTCGGGCCAAGTACTGATATGAACGTAGCATTTGACCGGGTGGTCGGTATTTTACTGGGTAATCTGGTGGTGTATTTGATCTTTACCCGCCTGTGGCCGGTCGCCATTGTACAGTCTGTGCGCTCGCGTATCGGTCATGCGCTGAGGGGATTGGCAAACCTTGCGGCGCTGTCATTTCTTTCCCGCTCGGCAGCGCTGAAGGAGGCGATAGCCATTAAGGAAGAGATCACCTTTGCAAGGCAAGAATTGGCACTTGTTCCCTTTGAACCAAAAAAACTAAGGCCCAGAGCGGATGAGTTCGTTTGTCTAGAAACCATTTTGCAAGAAATGGAAAGATTGTGTCCCGTTCTGTTTCTACCGATTGACAAGTCTGTCTCTGATGTTGACAGGCTCCGTACCCTCTCGGAAAAGGGAAGCCGCATAATGTTATCTGGGGAACAAATACAGAGCAGAGAATCTCCTCTGCGATTGCCGCAACAGGATGATCTGACGATTCAACAGCGTATAAACCGGCTTGAGGCATTACTAGGAACTTGA
- a CDS encoding tyrosine-type recombinase/integrase, with the protein MALTDIKVRSAKPADKEHSLTDGDGMFLLVHPNGSKYWRLRFRFGGKQHLMALGVYPEVSLSDARQKRDEARKLVAAGIDPRQNKRAIKAKQLDDEKTFELVARAWHADNKKWSDSHAERILKNLADNIFPSIGNIHIADLKTRDLLAPIKSVERSGRLEVAKRLKQRVTAIMTYAVQNGLIDYNPAQDMAGAIMPGKVEHRPALALERLHELLGRIDGYKGRQFTQWAINLTLLLFVRSSELRFARWPEIDFKRALWTIPAEREPIPGVKFSERGSKMHTPHLVPLSRQALEIFQKIREVSGRCELVFIGDHSSRKPMSEGTVNKALQTMGYDTKVEVCGHGFRTMACSSLIESGLWSKDAVERQMSHQERNGVRAAYIHKAEHLDERRLMLQWWADYLDVNREKSVSPFDFAKLHTLK; encoded by the coding sequence ATGGCCCTGACTGATATCAAAGTGCGTTCGGCAAAACCGGCAGACAAAGAGCATTCATTAACCGATGGTGACGGCATGTTTCTGTTGGTCCATCCCAATGGTTCCAAGTACTGGCGATTGCGATTTCGTTTTGGCGGTAAGCAGCATTTAATGGCATTAGGAGTCTACCCTGAAGTCTCTCTCTCTGATGCCCGTCAGAAACGTGATGAAGCCAGAAAACTGGTTGCTGCCGGAATTGACCCCCGACAAAATAAGAGGGCAATAAAAGCCAAACAGCTGGATGATGAGAAAACGTTCGAGTTAGTTGCTCGAGCTTGGCATGCGGATAATAAGAAATGGTCAGACTCACATGCTGAACGTATCTTGAAAAATTTGGCTGATAATATTTTCCCCTCAATCGGAAATATACATATCGCCGATCTGAAAACTCGTGATCTCTTGGCTCCGATTAAGAGTGTCGAGCGCTCAGGACGTCTAGAGGTTGCCAAGCGTTTAAAGCAGCGAGTTACCGCAATCATGACTTATGCCGTACAGAATGGTCTGATTGATTATAATCCTGCTCAGGATATGGCAGGGGCTATTATGCCTGGCAAAGTGGAGCACAGGCCTGCTTTGGCGCTTGAGCGTCTCCATGAACTTCTTGGTCGGATTGATGGATATAAAGGAAGGCAATTTACCCAGTGGGCTATCAACTTAACACTGCTTCTATTTGTGCGCTCAAGCGAGCTTCGTTTTGCCCGCTGGCCAGAAATCGATTTCAAACGTGCGTTATGGACGATACCCGCTGAACGAGAACCTATCCCCGGCGTGAAATTTTCTGAACGAGGATCAAAAATGCATACGCCACATCTTGTTCCACTAAGTCGTCAGGCACTGGAGATATTCCAAAAGATTCGGGAGGTGAGTGGTCGCTGTGAGTTGGTTTTCATTGGTGATCATTCGTCACGAAAACCAATGAGTGAAGGGACAGTAAATAAAGCGCTGCAGACGATGGGCTATGACACTAAGGTTGAGGTTTGTGGCCATGGCTTCCGCACTATGGCCTGTAGTTCTCTGATCGAGTCGGGATTATGGTCAAAGGATGCGGTAGAACGGCAGATGAGCCACCAGGAACGGAATGGCGTTCGTGCAGCGTATATCCATAAAGCCGAACATCTGGACGAACGTAGACTGATGCTGCAGTGGTGGGCGGATTATCTCGATGTCAACAGAGAGAAATCTGTAAGTCCGTTTGATTTTGCGAAACTACATACGTTGAAATAA
- a CDS encoding SEC-C metal-binding domain-containing protein: MSSDDIQQSIEKIPPAALRLHTHWLRHRSPIGEIQSLSSTPYVATPKVGRNDPCPCGSGKKFKQLLFVSLIAPSPKLNIKSSFT, from the coding sequence ATGTCATCCGACGACATTCAGCAGAGTATTGAGAAAATACCACCAGCAGCCCTTCGTCTACACACTCACTGGTTGCGCCATAGATCACCGATAGGCGAGATACAGTCGCTCTCATCAACCCCCTATGTAGCCACGCCGAAAGTTGGGCGTAATGATCCCTGCCCTTGTGGTAGTGGTAAAAAATTCAAACAGTTGCTGTTTGTTTCACTGATCGCTCCCAGCCCTAAGTTGAACATCAAGAGCAGTTTTACTTGA